A region from the Onthophagus taurus isolate NC chromosome 8, IU_Otau_3.0, whole genome shotgun sequence genome encodes:
- the LOC111422930 gene encoding uncharacterized protein DDB_G0287625-like → MNNLFKRLTISVSEELKLRILRKNILPFYQTQLTLVTITTENQLIELCRTLDSTRESIVNFVPPTLNKTTIESDLAYNRGTKKILNTLSVNFKENIDNDSDRSRDRCRDRSEDRYTDRSRDRYRNRSEDRDRSEDRYRNRIEHRCRDRSGDRFEYKYRDRSGDRYKGRSEHKYRYESSDRNANMRENKSRYREWSESRNRDRSLSSSRDRNHRFGNPNIQKDSNYHEFDKGNSKEQNQFQRDNYQQSYRSSYTSRTPENNNITDNKPNKVITCYRCGQRNHYANHCILKKSKN, encoded by the coding sequence ATGAATAATCTATTTAAAAGGTTGACAATCTCTGTAAGCGAAGAGCTTAAATTACGAATACTTCGTAAAAACATCTTACCATTCTATCAAACACAACTAACCCTAGTTACCATTACAACTGAAAACCAATTAATTGAGTTATGCCGTACTTTGGATTCGACTCGCGAATCAATAGTAAATTTTGTACCACCTACTCTAAATAAAACCACAATAGAGTCAGATTTAGCTTATAATAGGGGAACAAAAAAGATACTTAATACGCTTAgcgttaattttaaagaaaacatagACAACGATAGCGATAGATCGAGAGATAGATGTAGAGATAGATCAGAAGATAGATATACAGATAGATCGAGAGATAGATATAGAAATAGATCAGAAGATAGAGATAGATCAGAAGATAGATATAGAAATAGAATAGAACACAGATGTAGAGATAGATCAGGAGATAGATTCGAATACAAATATAGAGATAGATCAGGAGATAGATATAAAGGTAGATCAGAACACAAATATAGATATGAGTCAAGTGATAGAAACGCAAACATGcgagaaaataaaagtagataCAGGGAATGGTCAGAAAGTAGAAATAGAGATAGGAGCTTAAGTTCTAGTAGAGATAGAAATCATCGATTTGGTAACCCAAATATTCAAAAAGATTCTAACTATCACGAATTTGATAAAGGTAATAGTAAAGAACAAAATCAGTTTCAACGTGATAACTATCAACAATCATATCGTTCATCTTACACATCTCGAACACCcgaaaataataacataacaGACAATAAACCAAATAAGGTCATAACTTGTTACCGCTGTGGTCAACGTAACCACTACGCAAATCATTGTATTCTCAAAAAgtcaaaaaactaa